In one window of Cytophagaceae bacterium ABcell3 DNA:
- a CDS encoding response regulator → MKGFLLAVDDFKSIQIVISSIFSQDFDVVRKPNGKEALAWLFEGNIPDLIITDLQMPEMCGFEFISNLKSNQVFKGVPIVVLSGKDDSSERIKCYKLGVNEFITKPFSPEELRIRCLNLLERNPSALPH, encoded by the coding sequence ATGAAGGGCTTCTTATTAGCGGTTGATGATTTCAAATCGATTCAGATTGTCATTTCTTCCATATTTTCGCAGGATTTTGATGTCGTTAGGAAACCTAACGGAAAGGAAGCTTTAGCGTGGCTATTTGAAGGGAATATTCCCGACCTTATTATTACGGATTTGCAAATGCCTGAAATGTGCGGGTTTGAATTTATCTCGAACCTTAAATCTAACCAGGTTTTTAAAGGGGTTCCAATTGTTGTTTTGAGTGGCAAAGATGATTCTTCAGAGCGAATAAAGTGTTATAAGTTAGGGGTAAATGAGTTTATAACAAAGCCTTTTAGTCCAGAGGAATTGCGTATACGTTGCCTAAACCTGTTAGAAAGAAACCCAAGTGCTCTTCCACACTAA
- a CDS encoding HAD-IB family hydrolase, whose protein sequence is MPSGESSKICEGFNKEVLPKMVNAKAMEKVRWHLENGHEVVLVSANFELLLSAWCNEHSISLISTCLEVKNGKLTGKFSSNNCYGEEKVTRVKQHYKIEDYSNIYAYGDSKGDLPMLDLAHHRFFKPFRD, encoded by the coding sequence GTGCCATCTGGCGAATCTTCTAAAATTTGTGAAGGTTTCAATAAAGAAGTATTGCCTAAAATGGTAAACGCAAAGGCTATGGAAAAAGTTAGGTGGCATTTGGAAAATGGTCATGAAGTTGTGTTGGTAAGTGCAAACTTTGAGTTGCTTTTAAGTGCTTGGTGTAATGAGCATTCCATTTCTTTAATCTCAACTTGTCTTGAGGTAAAGAACGGCAAACTTACAGGTAAATTCTCTAGTAACAATTGCTACGGAGAAGAAAAAGTTACTAGGGTCAAGCAGCATTATAAGATAGAAGATTATTCTAATATTTATGCTTATGGTGACAGCAAAGGTGATCTGCCTATGCTGGATTTGGCACATCACCGTTTTTTTAAGCCATTCAGGGATTAG
- a CDS encoding oligosaccharide flippase family protein, with the protein METKGKNSIALIGQSVEPMGCLIYGSQYYHFQKTPPKTIVKAMLNFGKYTFGTNISSMLNRYIDQAMVGAMISTAGVAGYNAAIRISTLIEAPTLAIASVIFPETAKKMRTEGKKSIKNIYEQTFGSSSICNRISLFAVTGPTK; encoded by the coding sequence ATGGAGACTAAAGGTAAAAATAGCATAGCTTTAATAGGGCAGTCAGTAGAGCCAATGGGCTGCTTAATTTATGGCAGCCAATACTACCATTTCCAAAAAACTCCACCAAAAACTATTGTTAAAGCCATGCTAAATTTTGGCAAATACACTTTTGGTACAAATATTAGCTCTATGTTAAACAGGTACATCGATCAAGCAATGGTTGGGGCCATGATCTCTACCGCTGGTGTAGCTGGGTACAATGCCGCCATTAGAATTTCAACTCTAATTGAAGCTCCGACTTTAGCAATTGCATCTGTCATATTCCCAGAAACTGCAAAAAAAATGCGGACTGAAGGGAAAAAATCAATTAAAAATATTTACGAACAGACATTCGGCAGTTCGTCTATTTGTAATCGCATATCACTTTTCGCTGTAACTGGACCAACAAAATAA